In the Malaya genurostris strain Urasoe2022 chromosome 1, Malgen_1.1, whole genome shotgun sequence genome, one interval contains:
- the LOC131425580 gene encoding scoloptoxin SSD14-like codes for MIFNLSKKALLLVSVLALVVLAAITLGLVFGLQSDGRQFVPEVPLSGAAVASNGPECAAIGAEILRKNGSAVDAAIATMVCEEVACPQSTGIGGGFLATIYDRATRTVISLDAREMAPQAATEEMFVDNGQAAVEGGLAVATPGVIRGFWEMHQRYGSLEWKELFEPTIELCRKGVVVSDFMASAMQSERDRLRSIPSLREVFVNPATDDVWQKGDLLKRDVFAETLEIIANEKVDSLHGKTGSLLPKLMADLREFGSIITEEDFYNYKPRWLPAASTTIRQNYSVYSMPLPGSGTIGIYILNLLDGYDDLDPEDPLTWHRVVESFKHAYGVRTRVGDPDFVSGIEFLIRNLTSKPYADDVRTKIDDNRTFTDYEYYGAEFAEQEDHGTAHVSVLASNGDAVAITGTINTFFGCKRRSPSTGIILNNIMDDFSTPGVINSFDVPASPANFVAPGKRPLSSMTPTIVVDSQGDVRMVVGSSGGTRITTSTMLMVLRGIFFGQDLNTMMLAPRLHHQLAPLRIDLEKSFGSTVVDALLERGHVVREVSGIASIVAIVRERNNSISAAYDPNRGGSFEIIP; via the exons CTTTAACCTAAGCAAAAAGGCACTACTGCTGGTATCGGTTCTGGCATTGGTTGTCCTCGCGGCAATAACCTTGGGATTGGTTTTCGGCCTTCAATCGGATGGCAGACAGTTCGTACCAGAAGTCCCACTGTCCGGGGCTGCCGTTGCTTCCAACGGACCGGAATGTGCCGCTATCGGAGCGgaaattttacgaaaaaatggTTCCGCCGTTGATGCGGCAATTGCCACCATGGTGTGCGAAGAGGTAGCCTGTCCGCAGAGTACCGGAATCGGCGGTGGTTTCCTGGCAACGATCTATGATCGAGCCACTCGGACAGTGATCTCACTGGATGCTCGTGAAATGGCTCCTCAGGCGGCGACGGAAGAAATGTTTGTCGACAATGGACAGGCAGCGGTTGAGGGTGGACTCGCGGTGGCCACTCCCGGAGTTATTCGTGGCTTTTGGGAAATGCATCAGCGTTACGGAAGCCTGGAATGGAAGGAACTGTTTGAACCGACAATCGAGTTATGCCGGAAGGGGGTCGTTGTGTCCGACTTCATGGCCTCGGCCATGCAATCGGAACGCGATCGGCTTCGGTCGATTCCGTCACTGCGGGAAGTATTCGTTAATCCGGCGACGGATGATGTCTGGCAGAAGGGAGATTTACTCAAGCGAGATGTATTCGCGGaaacgttggaaatcatcgccaATGAGAAGGTGGACTCGCTGCACGGGAAAACGGGATCTTTGCTCCCGAAACTGATGGCCGATCTGCGAGAATTTGGCAGTATTATTACGGAGGAGGACTTCTACAATTATAA ACCACGTTGGCTACCGGCAGCTTCTACGACGATCCGTCAGAACTACAGCGTGTACAGCATGCCACTTCCGGGTAGCGGCACCATTGGAATCTATATTCTCAATCTGTTGGATGGCTACGATGATCTGGATCCGGAAGATCCACTCACGTGGCACCGAGTAGTGGAAAGTTTTAAGCATGCCTATGGAGTCCGAACTCGAGTGGGGGATCCAGATTTCGTGTCGGGAATTGAGTTCCTGATTCGAAATCTTACCAGTAAACCGTACGCGGACGATGTGCGAACAAAAATCGACGATAACCGGACGTTCACGGATTACGAATATTACGGGGCGGAGTTTGCAGAACAAGAAGATCACGGAACGGCGCACGTTTCCGTGCTAGCATCCAATGGAGATGCGGTGGCAATTACTGGCACCATCAATACTTT TTTCGGCTGTAAACGGCGATCTCCGTCGACTGGAATTATTTTGAACAACATCATGGATGACTTCTCAACACCGGGGGTAATCAACTCGTTCGATGTTCCCGCTTCGCCAGCGAACTTCGTGGCACCGGGGAAGCGGCCACTGTCTTCGATGACTCCCACGATCGTGGTCGACAGCCAGGGTGACGTCCGGATGGTGGTGGGATCTTCCGGTGGAACACGAATTACAACGTCTACGATGTTGATGGTACTTCGTGGTATTTTCTTCGGACAGGATCTTAACACGATGATGCTGGCACCGCGATTGCACCATCAGTTGGCTCCTCTGAGGATTGACTTGGAGAAAAGTTTCGGTTCAACGGTGGTGGATGCGCTTCTGGAGCGAGGTCATGTCGTACGGGAGGTGTCCGGAATTGCTAGTATCGTGGCGATTGTCAGAGAACGAAACAATAGTATAAGCGCTGCCTACGACCCGAACCGGGGTGGTAGTTTTGAGATAATACCTTAG